The genomic window AGCCACAGCTTTACAGAATGCGGCAAACCGAGTCGGTCTGGCAGGGCGCGTTACCGCAGAGCATCGTGACCTCTTTCGACAACCTTTCCGCCCAGATGAATTGAAGGGGTTCGATGCCGTCGTCTTCGATCCGCCGCGAAGTGGCGCCAGGGAGCAGGCAGCATATCTGGCGGCCAGCCAGGTGCCGACAGTGATTGGTGTTTCCTGCAATCCTGCGACCTTCGCCAGAGACGCAGCTCTTCTGAGCGAGGGTGGCTACAGACTGGTGTCTGCTGTTCCGGTCGATCAGTTTCTCTGGTCTGCTCACCTGGAGGTGGTCGGCGTCTTCGTGCGCGCTTGACCCTGCCAACTGCAAAGGCATAAATGCAGGAATGTTCGGACTTCCTTCTCTTTCCAAACTTCTGGTCCTGGCCGCGGTCGTCCTGGTTGTCTGGTATGGCTTCAAGATCGTGAATCGGCTGGACAATGCGCGAAAGTCCGAAGCCAAGCTGCGGGCCTATGAACGGCAGAAGGAAGAAGAAAGCCGCAAAGCGAGAGGGGAAGTCGAGGAAATGAAGGCCTGCACCAATTGCGGAGCCTACGTTCCGGCAAGCAATCCAGCTAATTGCGGACGTTCCGACTGCCCCTACTGACTTGACCTCTCGCAGATATTCTGGAAACGCGCCCTGTTATTGCGCCAACACCTGAGCTGCATTCCGTGTATCGTTGACTGAACAGGCAACCTGTTTCGATGCCTGTCTGATCGAAGAGATGTTCTCCGAGAAGTTGGCAATCGTTCGTGAGATGTCTGTAATGTTCTCGGAAACGGTTCCCGTCACGGCGCTTTGCTGTTCCAGGGCAGAAGTGATTTCAACCGCACTCTCCTTGGTGTTCTGTACGGATTGCTGAATTACCTCCAGTGCTTTGGCCGAATCTTCGGAGATTTCCTGAATCGAATTTACCTGCGCCGATACCTGCTCTGTCGCCCGTGCAGCCTGACCCGCCAGAGCCTTCACTTCACTGGCGACAACGGCGAAGCCCTTGCCGGCTTCGCCAGCCCGTGCGGCCTCGATGGCCGCGTTCAGGGCAAGAAGGTTGATCTGGGCTGCAATCTCCTGAATCGTTTCTATGATGGTTCCCATAGAGGCGGCCGAGTCAGCCATGCGTCGAGTCGAATCATTGGCTGCCTGGGTTTGTGCAAACATCTGTTCAGCAGAATCGCGCGTACCAGCCATGTTCCCCGATATGTGACGAACGGTACTGGCAAGCTCTTCGGCACTTGCGGCGACTTCACGCGCAATGGTCGAGGCGTCGGTGACCATGCTGACGGCATCCTCGGCTCTGGTGTCGAGGCCGTCGATGCTCTGATCTATCTCGGAAAAATTCGTGTCAATTATCGACTTGAGTTTCAGCAGAATGTTGACCTGCCCGGTCACATCGCTGGCGAACTTCACCACTTTGATTGGCTGTCCCTCATGATCCAGTACCGGATTGTAACTGGCTTCGATCCAGACGGAATTCCCATTCTTTCCCAGTCGCTTGAATTGGTCGGCCTGGAATTCGCCCCTTCCAAGAGTTTCCCAGAAAGCCTTGTATTCTGCAGTTTCCCTTTCTGAGGGCTCTACGAAAAGGCTGTGATGGCGCCCCTGAATTTCTTCCAGGCGATAGCCCATGAGCTTCAGGAAATTCTCGTTCGCCGTCAGGATATATCCTTTGGGATCGAATTCGATAACCGCCTGAGAACGGCTGACGGCATCGAAAACACCCTGAAGCATGAGACGCTCGTTGATGCGTTCGGTTACATCGGTAGCCAACTTTACAATCTTTGTGGTTCTGCCTTTTCGGTCCTGGACTGAACTGTAGGTCGCTTCCATCCAGATTTGACGCCCCATCTTGTCAATCCGCAAGTAGGTAGCCTGCTGGGGCTCGCCATTCCGCAAGGTTTGCCAGAATGTTCTGTGGCTTTGACTGTTACGCTGAGTGTCAGGAACAAAGATGCCGTGATGCTTTCCCGTGAGTTCCTTCAGA from Fodinicurvata sediminis DSM 21159 includes these protein-coding regions:
- a CDS encoding methyl-accepting chemotaxis protein; its protein translation is MMSLKSIISAGKGNDTDQVLASLDHAMARIEFTPEGYIIDANENFLRLSGYSLKELTGKHHGIFVPDTQRNSQSHRTFWQTLRNGEPQQATYLRIDKMGRQIWMEATYSSVQDRKGRTTKIVKLATDVTERINERLMLQGVFDAVSRSQAVIEFDPKGYILTANENFLKLMGYRLEEIQGRHHSLFVEPSERETAEYKAFWETLGRGEFQADQFKRLGKNGNSVWIEASYNPVLDHEGQPIKVVKFASDVTGQVNILLKLKSIIDTNFSEIDQSIDGLDTRAEDAVSMVTDASTIAREVAASAEELASTVRHISGNMAGTRDSAEQMFAQTQAANDSTRRMADSAASMGTIIETIQEIAAQINLLALNAAIEAARAGEAGKGFAVVASEVKALAGQAARATEQVSAQVNSIQEISEDSAKALEVIQQSVQNTKESAVEITSALEQQSAVTGTVSENITDISRTIANFSENISSIRQASKQVACSVNDTRNAAQVLAQ